The Streptomyces sp. R28 region GAGGCCGATGCCGGTGTCGTGGATCTCGATCAGCACGCGGCCGTCGGGCAGCGCGTGACCGGTGACCTTGACCTTGGTCTGCGGCGAGGAGAACGAGGTCGCGTTCTCCAGCAGCTCGGCGAGCAGGTGCACGAGGTCGTTGACCACGCGGCCGGCCACTTCGGTGGTCGGCACGGAGGCCAGCTCGATGCGCTCGTACTGCTCCACCTCGGAGGCGGCGGCGCGGAGCACGTCGACCAGCGGGACCGGTCGGGTCCAGCGGCGGCCGGGCTCCTCACCGGCGAGGACGAGGAGGTTCTCACCGTTACGGCGCATACGCGTCGCGAGGTGGTCGAGCTTGAACAGCGAGGACAGCTGGTCCGGGTCGGCCTCACGGGACTCGAGCTCGGAGATCAGCGACAGCTGGCGCTGGATCAGACCCTGGGAGCGGCGCGAGAGGTTGGTGAACATCGCGTTGACGTTGCCCCGCAGCAGGGCCTGCTCGGCGGCGAGGCGGACCGCCTCGCGGTGCACGTCGTCGAAGGCCGCGGCCACCTGGCCGATCTCGTCCCGGGAGTGCACACCGACCGACTCGACGGAGGTGTCGACGTCCTGCGGGTCCGACTCGGAGAGCTGCTTGACCAGCTCGGGCAGCCGGTCCTGGGCGACCTTGGTGGCGGTCTCCTCCAGGCGGCGCAGCGAGCGGATCATGGACCGGGCCACGACGAACGCGCCGACCAGCGAGACACCGAGCACGAGCAGGATCAGCGCACCGGAGATGATCGCCTCGCGCTCCGACTCGTTGCGCAGCTCGCGGGCCTTTTGCTCCATGTCCTCCAGCAGCGTCGTCTCGATGGCGCGCATCTGCTGGATCTTGGTGGTGCTGTCGTCCACCCAGTCCCGGTACGACCGCTTGTCCAGCGACTGCAGACCGGTGTCGGTGGTGAGGGCGCGGCTGGCGTAGGTGTCGCTGGCCTTGATCGTCGGGTTGCCCTCCTCGATGGACTTGAGGAGGTCGGCGGCGGACTGAGTGCCGTAGATGCTCCGGAAGCTCTTCAGCTCGGAGCGCTGGCTCGTCAGTGCCGACTCGGCGTACAGCCGGTCGTTCTCGGACAGGTCGCCGAAGGTGTCGTTGTTCGCGGGCAGCGCCGCGGCGAGGACCGCGCGCTGGATCGACGCGTACTCCTTGGCGGTGGAGAAGGCCGCCAGGGCACGAGTGCTCTGGATCATCTCCGGGTTGCTGGTCGCCTCCGCCATGTCCTGCGAGAGGCCCAGCAGGTTGGTGATCAGGCGGTGGTAGGCCTCCACCGTCTGCGTGGAGTTCTCCTTGGCCTCGTAGGCGGTGTTGCGGATCTTCGCGATGTCGGCCAGGTCACCGACGAGCTGCACGAGGTTGTCGCGGACACCCTTGAGGTTGCCGTCCTTGCTCGTGTTGTCGATCTCCTCGGAGGCCTCGATGAAGCTCTCCATGGCCCGGTCCGACTTGTCCCGGTAGCCCTTGACCGTGTAGTCGGTCGCCTTGGCGCCGTGCGCGAGCGGGCCGGCGGACTGGTCGCGCTCCTCCTGGAGCGCAGCGGCCAGCTCGGTCGCCCGCTTGGTCATGTCCGTCAGCAGCCTCATGTTGTCGAGCTGCTGGATGTCGTCCATGTTGTCGCTGATGCGCAGCGCGCCCAGCGAGGTGGCCGCGACCACCGGGAGCGTCAGCAGCGCCACCAGACGCGTGGAGATGCGCCAGTTGCGCAGGGCTATTCGCGTGCCGGGGCCGCCTGAGCCCTTCGGGGCCTTCTTGGCCGCCGGAGCGGAAGGGGTCGCCGCCCCCGGGGACGCCGAAACGGCGGGGCGCCCGGAGCGCTCACCGCCCTCGGCGGACGGGGCCGGGCCCGGGTTCTGGGCGTGCTGGGGGGAGGGACCTCGGTCGGTCCCGCCGTGCTCCGGCTCCGCCGAAGCGCTGCCATCCCTCTTGAAACGTCCCTGCACTAGCGTCGCAACCTCTGGACCAGGCGCCCCTCCGCGTGAACGGACGGACACGGTGTCGGCGTCGTAGGGAGCGCCCTGAATACGCTCCCTGATGGTCGTGAGTGACCGGCGCTGGCTCCCCCTTCTCGCCGCCACACGGCGCTCGATGCGCCCCCTGTGCGCCGGCTCGATCCTGCGGCGGTCCGTGGAATTCCAGCACAGTGC contains the following coding sequences:
- a CDS encoding nitrate- and nitrite sensing domain-containing protein, which translates into the protein MQGRFKRDGSASAEPEHGGTDRGPSPQHAQNPGPAPSAEGGERSGRPAVSASPGAATPSAPAAKKAPKGSGGPGTRIALRNWRISTRLVALLTLPVVAATSLGALRISDNMDDIQQLDNMRLLTDMTKRATELAAALQEERDQSAGPLAHGAKATDYTVKGYRDKSDRAMESFIEASEEIDNTSKDGNLKGVRDNLVQLVGDLADIAKIRNTAYEAKENSTQTVEAYHRLITNLLGLSQDMAEATSNPEMIQSTRALAAFSTAKEYASIQRAVLAAALPANNDTFGDLSENDRLYAESALTSQRSELKSFRSIYGTQSAADLLKSIEEGNPTIKASDTYASRALTTDTGLQSLDKRSYRDWVDDSTTKIQQMRAIETTLLEDMEQKARELRNESEREAIISGALILLVLGVSLVGAFVVARSMIRSLRRLEETATKVAQDRLPELVKQLSESDPQDVDTSVESVGVHSRDEIGQVAAAFDDVHREAVRLAAEQALLRGNVNAMFTNLSRRSQGLIQRQLSLISELESREADPDQLSSLFKLDHLATRMRRNGENLLVLAGEEPGRRWTRPVPLVDVLRAAASEVEQYERIELASVPTTEVAGRVVNDLVHLLAELLENATSFSSPQTKVKVTGHALPDGRVLIEIHDTGIGLSPEDLAAINERLASPPTVDVSVSRRMGLFVVGRLSQRHGIRIQLRPSDSGGTTALVMLPVDVAQGGKKPVPGKPGTNGPAVSGGPAAAQAAAGAAAARRQAQTGNGSLGAGAPGGGALGAGASGGGRLGAGQGPRAALPGRDGGGLPGGPGAARGPQGPGAPSQGRPPAGAGAGFGGQAPGAPQGLQAAGTGQDSFGGSRGASGGPDQSWQGGPSSPQSPPAGNEKGRRGRQPQLPPRGGARAELPGGNQPSRPSWSDENAQPQVPRASLDAPRGHDEDPAQTSRMPRIDDLQGPGSNAGPSDFARPDFDAPAPGAYDPQNAGPFVRSDVFGSPNGQNNSSQTGQFPSPQAYDGSSTGQHALPGRQNPEPTGQFERPQVNGTYGGGSDFGAPQPPVPPRPQQRPARQEPEALPPAGPGDGRTPLYDTLETNWFHGGPQGRQPGAGGSAPASAPQQPQAPAAPAQPPSAPQRTSSTAWRSSPNDDLVRQAERVRQPAAGGVTTSGLPRRVPRANLVPGTAQQQQHQSGPAVSRAPDDVRGRLTNLRRGIAQGRQVGNDQTGSFPNPTHQQER